The sequence below is a genomic window from Coffea arabica cultivar ET-39 chromosome 4c, Coffea Arabica ET-39 HiFi, whole genome shotgun sequence.
TTGGTGAAAAATTAATCCCATGGTAAGGACTAAAACCTCAAACACCGCCAAGGAATAGGGTCAAAAGAGGAACCAGGTCCAGAtgtattttactattttgaatctcaacaAGTCTTCTTACTGAAACCTGACTGAATTAACCCTAAATTAACAAAAGAATTTCATGCAAGTTAATTGCAATACAATAAGGAAAAAATGTAAGCAAATTTTTTCCCTCAATAATTTattaaaatagttgaatttccaATTCTATTTGTTCACTACTACTACTTGCAACTAGTCAGAAAAGCTATTGTTACTTcttgtatcttttttttttaatttggtaCATTAGTAAAATTTATAACAATTCttgaaataataaataattttttaatcccACAAAGTAACTTATTTTCCAGGTATATTACAATTAACGTGTAAGTAGTCAATTTGACCACTCAATTAATATTTAATCTTTCCAAACTCACAATTCAATGTAAATTTCACTTTAATGGAAATTGAAAATGAAGATATAAAATTGCATAACATAAGGTAGGGTGATATTGCTTATGAGTTGTTATGTAACTTACGAGTTGTTGTCTATTTCCTAACTttcttaatattaaaaaaattgaaattcgaAATCAAGATCATGGAGCAAATAGTGATATTGATTTAATAAATCGAAGCTGAAAAAACTCTAGACTTAAACCGGATGCAAGGTTGGATAATTACCTGAATGATGTGAAACGTTTTGGTTTGTTCTTTGCTGGAGAAAGCTAGGGATGGTTGGGCTTTAATTTGAGTACTTCCTGAATCTTTGTAGTCAATTTGCTTCAATAGTCGGCGGCTGCAGTTTTAGCTTATTAGGCTACGGTTGATTGTTCTAAGCAATGAACGATAAGAAGGCTTGAACTTTGGAGGCAATTGTTTAgggttatctttttctttttcccaaagcAACCGATCTTGAGTGGTTGCTGTATGAAAGCACCGGTAATGGAATTAGACCGGTTGGTTACTTTGGTTCAAAGTTTTAGAGTTAACACAAAATTTGTGTTAAACCAAACCAAgttgaattattaaaaaattaaaatgcaaataataATAGGCCAAGTGGCGCAATATTATAGGTGGCACTGGTTTGGCATTGGATtcatgtcaccgaggatcccaagtgcTTTTTCCTAGAGTTGACTAAGCACGTTGCTTAGCCTACTACTCTTCCTCCCTTGCCGTACTTGAAAATTTTCGACCAAAGCACGTAACTCTTATTCGAACCTAAACACGTGGGGTTTAGTTCATTTATGTGATCACGAGGCATGTAGGATATAAAATTACTAAATCAAgcacaaaataataaaaccacAGCATAATCTGATGCGACAATACTTTGTCagcaaaatatattattattttgacgtgacaaaatatagtttttttttaaacacgAAGAGTGTATGTTTTCATTGAAGAACTATATCGatcaatttataaaatttaagcAATAATTTTGGTGTATTAAGAAATCATAAGAAAAGGacaaatttgaaatgaaattgtatTCTTTCTCCCAAAATGGGATTTTTAATATTACATTttgaaatggattttaaatattACAAAAAGTTTAAAGTAGGAGAATGCTaagtgacattttttttttttaatttgagaaTGCTAAGtgaaaaacctcaagggaggtttttgaaattatcctctAAAAATTTCTAGCTTTGACCATTTGGTAATGAGAGCAAGCTAATTGTACCTTTGGGGGGAGAGCAGGATGTTAGGAAGGCTTCTGATTGGTTTCCGGACTTAGCGTAACGTCGGCAGCCCcacaattaaaaattttttttttcccaagcgGCTATAAACAAAGAAATTAGCCCTACTACTACAGTACTACTGCAACTGCACCAGAggattaataataataatgtttgtGTGAGCTTAATATTCCATCTTAATTTACGTCTGATGAAAATAGGAGGATGCATGGGCTTGGATTGTTGGGCCGACAAAGGCTAGAAGTCCAATGTCGCGCACCTTTCGAGAAACGGCTCCAATGTCCCGCACCATTCGTTTCGACACCAAACGCAACCTtggaaaaagacaaaaattgaaaatgattgagCGCCGTTTGCTTCCGAGTCCGGAATGCCCTCATaagataaaattatttaaatGACAAAACCAACCTCTGGGTCTCGACCAATTCAAATTGTTCTGTCCTCCTCGAGCACCAACTGTCAAAGCGTAAACCACCTTTTGCTTTTTTATCGCCATGGAGAACTTATTGGGTTGCTGGTTTCACCAGCTCCTCTCCTTCTACATATCCATCAACGCGGCCATTCTTCGGAACATTTTTAACCCCCTCATCCACTTCAAATGGCAACCAATCTTCGTCCCCTTGCTCGATTCAATCTTATCCGTCTATTTTCGCTATTGCCATCTCCAACCCTGCACCCTGGACCTGGATGAGCAAACCACCCTGCACTTTTGGACCCCTGCTCACCGGAAAATCAACAAGCCCAATCTGGTTTTAGTCCACGGCTTCGGGGGCAACTCAAAGTTTCAGTTCCTATTCCAAATCGGCACACTGGCCCGGTCTTTCAACCTCTACATACCCGACCTCCTGTTCTTCGGGAAATCCTACACCCGCAACCCCGACCGGACGGACGCTTTCCAGGCGAGGTGCTTAGGTGAAGGCTTGAGAAGACTGGGTGTGGACAGGTACTCCATTTACGGGATCAGTTACGGGGGCTATGTGGCTTATCGGACGGCTGCCATGTCCTCTGAAGCCGTGGATAAAGTCGTTATACTGAGCAGCGGAATCGGGATGACGGAAGATCAAAAGGAGGAGTGAAGAAGCGCAGAGCTTCCCCGAGGAGAGCTGACTGATCAGCTCGGGGTGTCGATGGGAGAGCTGATCCAAGACCTGCAAAACAGAGAAGAGGGGCTAACAAAGGGGCCCCGAGGtggtccccgagggcactccgacggccAAGTTAGTTCTCCGGTGAGTAGGGTTCACGGGGAGTGGTAACAGCCGGGGGTAATTGGCCTATATCGAGCGTACCTTGGGCAATGGGTGTGTAGCACTATTTATACCTGGGCcagagtccgacctccgtacgttccGGGACCTTCCTGATATAATCTCAATCCCGCGCCGAGCGGGATCTCCTCCGACCTCTGCGGGACGGTCTCCTGATCCCCCTGGAGCCCTAGCGGGGGTGCGGCCCAGGGCGGTAGCCAGGAGCCTGGGGCCGGAACCCAACTCGGCTAtacctgggctgccacgtgtctagGCCCAATACAGGGCCTCTGCActagccccctagattaggtaAGGCTTCCAGGCAAACCTAATCTATACTCTGTCACGTGGGAGACCAGCGTCGCGCACTGCTCTGCCCCGGTCACCTCTGGTACAGTGCTGTCACTGAGAAAACCGCGCCGATCTCCTAGGTCGAGCGTCAAACTCCCAAGTTTCGACAAACTTGATCAATGCGTGCCGAACTCATGGGACCGAGCATCAAATTAACACTAACATGGTTTAAGCCCCCGACTTTTAAAGATTTGAGCCttgccgacctcttgggtcaAACAAACTCATTCAAGTTAAGGCACAacgtgccgacctcttggggccGAACATCGCACTTTCCGACTTCAAAATTTCAAGCCGTGCCGGCCTCTTGTGGCCGAGCATCATACTTTGAAGGCAGTCACGCCAACCTCCCGGGTCGAGCGTCAAACTCTGATTTTAGCGGATATGCCAACCTCTTGGGGTCGAGCATCACATTTCCAAGGCAGttatgccgacctcctgggtcgagcgttGAACTCCATGATTTTAGCAGacgtgccgacctcttggggtcgAGCATCACATTTTCCAGGCAGTcatgccgacctcttgggtcgAGCATTACATTCTCAGGGCAGTTatgccgacctcttgggtcgAGCGTTGAACTCCATGATTTTAGCAGacgtgccgacctcttggggtcgAGCATCACATTTTCCAGGCAGtcatgccgacctcctgggtcgagcatcACATTCTCAGGGCAGttatgccgacctcctgggtcgagcgttGAACTCCATGATTTTAGCAGACGTGCCGACTTCTTGGGGTCGAGCATCACATTTTCCAGGCAGtcatgccgacctcctgggtcgagcattACATTCTCAGGGCAGttatgccgacctcctgggtcgagcgttGAACTCCATGATTTTAGCAGacgtgccgacctcttggggtcgAGCATCACATTTTCCAGGCAGtcatgccgacctcctgggtcgagcatcACATTCTCAGGGCAGttatgccgacctcctgggtcgagcgttGAACTTCATGATTTTAGCAGACGTGCCGACTTCTTGGGGTCGAGCATCACATTTTCCAGGCAGtcatgccgacctcctgggtcgagcattACATTCTCAGGGCAGttatgccgacctcctgggtcgagcgttGAACTCCATGATTTTAGCAGacgtgccgacctcttggggtcgAGCATCACATTTTCCAGGCAGtcatgccgacctcctgggtcgagcattACATTCTCAGGGCAATcctgccgacctcctgggccgaGCCAGCGTGCTCCCTGGTTTTGACAAGCTGCCTCAAAGTAAGTCACGGCGTGCCGAGCTCT
It includes:
- the LOC113742412 gene encoding uncharacterized protein gives rise to the protein MENLLGCWFHQLLSFYISINAAILRNIFNPLIHFKWQPIFVPLLDSILSVYFRYCHLQPCTLDLDEQTTLHFWTPAHRKINKPNLVLVHGFGGNSKFQFLFQIGTLARSFNLYIPDLLFFGKSYTRNPDRTDAFQARCLGEGLRRLGVDRYSIYGISYGGYVAYRTAAMSSEAVDKVVILSSGIGMTEDQKEE